In Flavobacterium sp. N1736, the following are encoded in one genomic region:
- the gcvH gene encoding glycine cleavage system protein GcvH yields MSIPANLKYTKDHEWVSIEGDVATVGITHFAQKELGDIVYVEVETLDQTLDKDEVFGTVEAVKTVSDLFLPLTGEIIAFNESLESAPETVNSDPYGAGWMIKIKIADASEIDSLLSDEAYKQLIGA; encoded by the coding sequence ATGAGTATACCAGCAAATTTAAAGTACACAAAAGATCACGAATGGGTTAGCATCGAAGGAGATGTTGCAACTGTAGGAATTACTCATTTTGCTCAAAAAGAGTTAGGAGATATCGTGTATGTTGAAGTAGAAACTTTAGATCAGACACTCGATAAAGATGAGGTTTTTGGAACAGTTGAAGCTGTAAAAACAGTTTCGGATTTGTTTTTGCCTTTAACCGGAGAAATTATTGCTTTTAATGAAAGCCTGGAAAGTGCTCCTGAAACAGTAAATTCTGATCCTTACGGAGCTGGATGGATGATTAAAATAAAAATTGCTGATGCATCAGAAATAGATTCTTTATTATCTGACGAAGCTTATAAACAACTTATCGGTGCCTAA
- a CDS encoding VanZ family protein: MPKQLLLLWAIILSGIITYFCLTDSSNIPAVNFPSIDKIVHFCFHFVFTFSWILFFKKELKGKAPDDYKAYLISFIFSVFFGITIEILQSVFTTTRSADVTDILANAIGATIGVFTAIAFKKQIDRI, translated from the coding sequence GTGCCTAAACAGTTATTGCTTCTTTGGGCGATAATCTTATCAGGAATCATCACTTATTTTTGTTTGACAGATTCAAGTAACATTCCTGCGGTAAATTTTCCGAGCATTGATAAAATTGTACATTTTTGTTTTCATTTTGTGTTTACATTTTCCTGGATTTTGTTTTTTAAAAAAGAATTAAAAGGAAAAGCGCCGGATGATTATAAAGCTTATTTGATTTCGTTTATATTTTCTGTTTTTTTTGGAATTACAATCGAAATTTTGCAAAGTGTTTTTACAACAACAAGATCTGCAGATGTAACAGATATTTTAGCAAATGCAATTGGAGCGACAATAGGTGTTTTTACAGCAATAGCTTTTAAAAAACAAATCGATAGAATATAA
- the deoC gene encoding deoxyribose-phosphate aldolase produces MNIKQYLDSTYLKTASQAGLSDEENTIVVKNAISEAITENFKLIMIRPEYVSLAKEMILKANSSLLVGTVIDFPEGKSDIETKIKEANEAIENGADDLDFVCNYEAFKNGNLAVVKQEILLATQIGLAYNKTVKWIIEVAALTDKEIIQLSALIKNVVISNFKEENYASVFVKSSTGFFKTENDLPNGATIHTIIMMLENASPLPVKAAGGVRTYNEAIEMIRLGVKRIGTSAAKVIANGGNTPNQY; encoded by the coding sequence ATGAATATTAAGCAATATTTAGATTCGACCTACTTAAAAACTGCTTCTCAAGCCGGACTTTCGGATGAGGAAAATACTATTGTGGTTAAAAATGCAATTTCTGAAGCCATTACCGAAAATTTCAAGCTGATCATGATTCGGCCGGAATATGTGAGTTTGGCAAAAGAAATGATTTTGAAAGCTAATTCATCACTGCTTGTTGGAACTGTTATTGATTTTCCGGAAGGCAAATCAGATATCGAAACCAAAATTAAAGAAGCAAATGAAGCCATTGAAAATGGAGCAGATGACTTAGATTTTGTTTGTAATTATGAAGCTTTTAAAAACGGAAATCTTGCAGTAGTAAAACAGGAGATTTTATTAGCGACACAAATAGGACTCGCCTACAATAAAACAGTAAAATGGATTATTGAAGTTGCTGCACTGACAGACAAAGAAATTATTCAACTTTCGGCTTTGATAAAAAATGTGGTTATATCAAATTTTAAAGAAGAAAATTACGCATCGGTTTTTGTGAAATCATCTACAGGTTTTTTTAAAACCGAAAATGATTTGCCAAACGGAGCAACAATTCACACTATAATTATGATGTTAGAAAATGCTTCGCCGTTGCCTGTAAAAGCAGCCGGAGGCGTTCGAACGTATAATGAAGCAATAGAAATGATTCGTTTAGGAGTTAAGCGAATTGGAACTTCGGCAGCAAAAGTAATTGCGAACGGAGGAAATACCCCAAATCAATATTAA
- a CDS encoding energy transducer TonB: MKTKFYIIKNFLSFILILSSFVAFSQETNTSSVKPGFATEQFPVFPNCENLQSKDLENCFYKEVQDFVYHNFEIPENLKQSNYQGEVKVLFEVDVNGEFKVIYVNAQNEDLSEEAKRVFGKFSKIKPSTYSGKPTYSKYTISIAIPLKSAEQIAAEALAAAEIEKPLEKPMTELDSIVYKKYNNPEFESHLNIPFSHSYYAQFDGAMNQVGTNNHTASKPYTYAEVSKYYNLKAVNESLQKNVSTWLGRKFWNQNLVQIQGEDYWLALNPILDLQMGKASDLDASYSYVNTRALNFRGGLGKQINFTTTVFESQGRFAGYYNDYAETLKPSGGNPAIIPGMGIAKRFKTDAYDFPLAEANITFAPSKIFDFQLGYGRNFIGDGYRSLLEGDGASPYPYFKINTTFWKIKYTNTYMWLKDVRPDVTVEKTYASKFMANHYLSWNVSNKLNLGFFESVVWTDTNNRGFDVNFVNPIIFYRSVEFASSSRSGNALLGMTAKYKWNNSVNLYGQFLLDEFSVSDMGAGEQSWKNKFGYQLGAKYFNAFKVKDLLLQLEYNHVRPYVYEHSAVITNYGHNNQSMGHQWGGNFEEFVAIGRYHKGRIFGDAKFTMGTRGLDFDTTADSYNYGGNIYKSYDDKRPYDKGVKVGQGNKTSIFIADIQGGYLINPMTNLKFFGSFIYRNFDPTQETATTFKQSTTWFTIGLRSDVFNWYFDY; the protein is encoded by the coding sequence ATGAAAACCAAATTTTACATCATTAAGAATTTTTTATCCTTTATTCTTATATTATCTTCCTTCGTTGCATTTTCTCAGGAAACGAATACCAGTTCTGTTAAGCCGGGTTTTGCAACCGAGCAATTTCCTGTTTTTCCTAATTGCGAAAACTTACAATCAAAAGATTTAGAAAACTGTTTTTATAAAGAAGTGCAGGATTTTGTATATCATAATTTTGAAATTCCTGAAAATCTAAAACAATCTAATTATCAAGGTGAAGTAAAAGTGCTTTTTGAAGTAGATGTTAACGGAGAATTTAAAGTAATTTATGTTAATGCACAAAATGAAGATTTATCAGAAGAAGCGAAACGTGTTTTTGGTAAATTTTCGAAAATAAAACCATCGACATATAGTGGAAAACCAACGTATTCTAAATATACCATTTCGATAGCTATTCCGTTAAAAAGCGCAGAACAAATTGCTGCAGAAGCTTTGGCAGCAGCCGAAATTGAGAAACCACTCGAAAAACCAATGACCGAACTGGATAGTATTGTGTATAAAAAATACAATAATCCCGAGTTTGAAAGTCATTTGAATATTCCGTTTTCACATAGTTATTACGCGCAATTTGACGGCGCAATGAATCAGGTTGGAACTAATAATCACACGGCTTCAAAACCGTATACGTATGCTGAGGTTTCAAAATATTATAATTTGAAAGCAGTAAACGAATCACTTCAAAAAAATGTTTCGACCTGGTTAGGAAGAAAATTCTGGAATCAAAATCTGGTTCAGATTCAGGGTGAAGATTATTGGCTGGCTTTAAACCCAATTCTTGATTTGCAAATGGGGAAAGCCTCAGATCTTGATGCTTCCTATAGTTATGTAAATACACGTGCCTTAAATTTTAGAGGAGGTTTAGGAAAACAAATCAATTTTACGACAACTGTTTTTGAAAGTCAGGGACGTTTTGCGGGTTATTATAATGATTATGCCGAAACATTAAAACCTTCGGGAGGAAATCCGGCTATTATTCCGGGAATGGGAATTGCCAAAAGATTTAAAACAGATGCTTACGATTTTCCTTTGGCAGAAGCCAATATTACATTCGCTCCAAGTAAGATCTTTGATTTTCAGTTAGGTTACGGCAGAAATTTTATTGGAGACGGATATCGTTCTTTGCTTGAAGGTGACGGAGCGAGCCCATACCCTTATTTTAAAATCAATACTACTTTCTGGAAAATAAAATATACCAATACCTATATGTGGCTTAAAGATGTGCGCCCCGATGTTACGGTTGAAAAAACCTATGCGTCTAAATTTATGGCAAATCATTATTTAAGCTGGAATGTTTCGAATAAATTAAATTTAGGATTTTTTGAATCAGTTGTTTGGACAGACACCAACAACAGAGGATTTGATGTGAATTTTGTTAATCCGATTATTTTTTATCGCTCTGTTGAGTTTGCTTCTTCTTCACGAAGCGGAAATGCGCTTTTGGGTATGACGGCTAAATACAAATGGAATAACAGTGTTAATTTATACGGTCAGTTTTTGTTAGATGAATTTTCGGTTTCAGATATGGGAGCAGGAGAGCAAAGCTGGAAAAATAAATTTGGATATCAGTTAGGTGCCAAATACTTCAACGCTTTTAAAGTTAAAGATTTATTGCTGCAGCTTGAATATAATCATGTGCGCCCTTATGTTTATGAGCATAGTGCTGTAATTACCAATTACGGGCATAATAATCAAAGTATGGGACATCAATGGGGCGGAAATTTTGAAGAGTTTGTTGCAATTGGACGTTATCATAAAGGACGTATTTTTGGTGATGCAAAATTTACAATGGGAACAAGAGGTTTAGATTTTGATACCACAGCAGACAGTTATAATTATGGAGGAAATATTTATAAAAGTTACGATGATAAACGTCCGTATGATAAAGGTGTAAAAGTAGGGCAGGGAAATAAAACAAGTATTTTTATTGCCGATATTCAAGGTGGATATTTGATAAACCCAATGACCAATCTAAAATTCTTTGGCAGTTTTATCTACAGAAATTTTGATCCAACACAAGAAACAGCAACCACTTTTAAACAAAGTACGACCTGGTTTACGATCGGATTGCGTTCAGATGTCTTTAATTGGTATTTTGATTACTAG
- the cyoE gene encoding heme o synthase has product MNATKNTFSLKSIFLDFKEITKAGLAISVLFSSIAGYLLGVNDEHPFKWSVLVILSIGGYCMVGASNAFNQVIEKDIDALMDRTKNRPVPSGRMSPKMALFVASLLTVIGITLLYTINAKSAMFAAISIFLYTSIYTPLKTVTSLSVFVGAFPGAIPFMLGWVAATGEFGIEAGTLFLIQFFWQFPHFWAIGWFLYEDYEKAGIFMLPTGKKDKGTALQIILYTVWLIIASLLPVLGYTGQLFITPIAAILVFLLGLWMLFYATRLYQLRTAKAARTLMLVSVSYISLLQIVFIVDKFLR; this is encoded by the coding sequence TTGAACGCTACAAAAAATACATTTTCATTAAAGTCAATATTTCTGGATTTCAAAGAGATTACTAAAGCTGGTTTGGCTATTAGTGTTTTGTTCTCTTCAATAGCAGGATATTTATTAGGTGTAAATGATGAACATCCTTTTAAATGGAGCGTTTTGGTAATATTATCCATTGGCGGATATTGCATGGTTGGTGCGTCAAACGCATTTAATCAGGTTATCGAAAAAGACATTGATGCCTTAATGGACAGGACTAAAAATCGTCCGGTTCCTTCGGGAAGAATGTCTCCAAAAATGGCTTTGTTTGTTGCAAGTCTGCTTACTGTTATTGGCATTACATTGCTATATACAATTAACGCAAAATCGGCAATGTTTGCTGCAATCTCGATTTTTTTATATACAAGTATATATACCCCTTTAAAAACAGTAACTTCGCTATCAGTTTTTGTAGGAGCTTTTCCGGGCGCGATTCCGTTTATGTTAGGATGGGTTGCGGCAACAGGAGAGTTTGGAATAGAGGCAGGAACGTTATTTTTAATTCAGTTTTTTTGGCAATTCCCTCATTTCTGGGCAATTGGCTGGTTTTTATACGAAGATTATGAAAAAGCCGGAATCTTTATGCTGCCAACAGGTAAAAAAGATAAAGGTACAGCGTTACAGATTATTTTATACACCGTTTGGTTGATAATAGCTTCGCTGTTACCGGTTTTAGGCTATACAGGACAATTGTTTATAACACCTATTGCAGCAATTTTAGTGTTTTTATTAGGATTGTGGATGTTGTTTTATGCAACACGTTTGTATCAATTAAGAACTGCAAAAGCAGCAAGAACATTAATGCTGGTAAGCGTTTCGTATATTTCGCTGCTGCAAATCGTATTTATAGTAGATAAATTTTTAAGATAA
- a CDS encoding heme-copper oxidase subunit III, which yields MEMIMTTSEEQVTKSKSAKLILLFAMVSMTMMFAGLTSAFVVSKSRADWLKNFELPTAFYYSTAVILGCSVTFYLAKKAIQKDNRSATTAFLLGTLALGILFVVLQFAGFGQIVESGYYFTGEGSSITTTFLYVVTVTHLLHLAGGLISLLIIIYNHFKQKYNSTQTLGIELGAMYWHFLDLLWVYLFLFLYFFK from the coding sequence ATGGAAATGATAATGACAACAAGTGAAGAACAGGTAACGAAATCAAAATCAGCGAAACTGATTTTATTATTTGCTATGGTAAGTATGACGATGATGTTCGCCGGACTTACAAGTGCATTTGTAGTAAGTAAATCAAGAGCAGACTGGTTGAAGAATTTTGAATTACCAACTGCATTTTATTATAGTACAGCTGTTATTTTAGGTTGTAGTGTTACTTTTTATTTAGCAAAAAAAGCAATTCAAAAAGATAACAGAAGCGCAACAACAGCTTTCCTTTTAGGAACATTGGCATTAGGGATTTTATTTGTGGTTTTACAGTTTGCAGGATTTGGTCAAATCGTAGAAAGCGGGTATTATTTTACAGGAGAAGGTAGCTCAATTACTACAACTTTTCTTTATGTTGTAACGGTTACACACTTGTTGCACCTGGCTGGAGGATTAATTTCACTTTTAATTATAATTTATAATCATTTTAAACAAAAATACAATTCGACTCAAACTCTTGGTATAGAACTAGGTGCGATGTATTGGCACTTTTTGGATTTATTATGGGTATATTTATTTTTATTTTTATATTTCTTTAAATAA
- a CDS encoding cytochrome c oxidase subunit 3 codes for MEATVTTANNDEKTWGGGNEPLGASYGKMMMWFFIVSDALTFSGFLAAYGFSRFKFIETWPLADEVFTHFPFMHGVSAPMYYVALMTFILIFSSVTMVLAVDAGHHLKKTKVAIYMFLTIIGGLIFVGSQAWEWKNFIKGEYGAVETAGGSLLQFVDKDGKRVALEEFAVKLPEQREALTRSKEKWFMEDAETQPTYTVAEVQAGFKAHPELLVRTEKLTEKKKKTILDRAESEARLSSAKYVVEGANLTRNEYGSKLFADFFFFITGFHGFHVFSGVIINIIIFFNVLLGTYEKRRSYEMVEKVGLYWHFVDLVWVFVFTVFYLV; via the coding sequence ATGGAAGCGACAGTTACTACTGCAAATAACGACGAAAAAACTTGGGGAGGTGGCAATGAGCCACTAGGAGCAAGTTATGGTAAAATGATGATGTGGTTTTTTATCGTATCAGATGCCTTGACATTCTCTGGATTCCTTGCTGCTTATGGTTTTTCTAGATTTAAATTTATCGAAACCTGGCCTTTGGCTGATGAAGTGTTTACTCACTTCCCATTTATGCATGGCGTTTCGGCTCCAATGTATTATGTAGCCTTAATGACTTTTATCTTGATTTTCTCATCTGTAACAATGGTTTTGGCTGTTGATGCAGGTCATCATTTAAAAAAGACAAAGGTTGCCATCTATATGTTCTTAACTATTATTGGAGGTTTAATTTTCGTTGGTTCTCAAGCCTGGGAATGGAAAAACTTCATTAAAGGAGAATATGGTGCAGTTGAAACTGCAGGTGGAAGTTTATTGCAGTTCGTTGATAAAGATGGTAAAAGAGTAGCTCTTGAAGAATTTGCTGTAAAATTACCGGAACAAAGAGAAGCTTTAACAAGAAGCAAAGAAAAATGGTTTATGGAAGATGCTGAAACGCAGCCAACATATACTGTAGCAGAAGTTCAGGCTGGTTTTAAAGCACATCCTGAATTATTGGTAAGAACTGAAAAACTTACTGAGAAAAAGAAAAAAACAATTTTAGACAGAGCAGAATCTGAAGCTCGCTTGAGCTCGGCAAAATACGTAGTAGAAGGTGCAAACTTAACCAGAAACGAATATGGAAGTAAATTATTTGCTGATTTCTTCTTCTTCATTACAGGATTCCACGGATTCCACGTATTTTCCGGAGTAATCATTAACATCATTATTTTCTTTAATGTGTTATTAGGAACTTACGAAAAAAGAAGAAGTTACGAAATGGTAGAGAAAGTTGGTTTATACTGGCACTTTGTCGATTTAGTTTGGGTATTTGTATTTACAGTTTTCTACCTAGTTTAA
- a CDS encoding cytochrome C oxidase subunit IV family protein, with translation MSHEHVSNTKRIWFVFALLSVVTTVEVILGILKPATLEFNHFIGLNLLNWIFYILTIFKAYYIVWAFMHMEGEKSSLRWAVVSPVIFLVLYLLFILLTEGHYIYGVFKDSTIKWNF, from the coding sequence ATGTCACACGAGCACGTATCAAATACAAAAAGAATCTGGTTTGTTTTCGCACTATTATCAGTCGTAACTACAGTAGAAGTTATCCTTGGTATTTTAAAACCAGCAACATTAGAATTTAATCATTTTATTGGTTTGAACTTGTTAAACTGGATTTTCTATATCCTGACAATCTTCAAAGCATATTATATAGTATGGGCATTCATGCACATGGAAGGTGAAAAAAGCAGCCTTAGATGGGCTGTAGTTTCTCCAGTTATATTCCTAGTTTTATATTTATTGTTTATTCTGCTAACAGAAGGACATTATATTTATGGGGTTTTTAAAGATTCTACTATAAAATGGAATTTTTAA
- a CDS encoding SCO family protein, translating into MFKNKSYIGISFIILIFGIYAVPKIVDRIKNGEVVKGSRLDNVGLKTDKSDSKLLTIGPAPKFDLTNQDNAKISNETYKGKVYVLEFFFTTCPSICPKMNLSMLEIEKTFFGNPNFGIVSITIDPNHDTPQVLKEHAKLLGVKSSNWNFLTGEKATIMDLSNKGFNLYAGENAKVNGGFEHSGLFALIDKDGNIRCRKDEFGNPILYYDGLDKKGVRDIQEDIKILLAE; encoded by the coding sequence ATGTTTAAAAATAAATCATATATCGGAATTTCTTTTATCATTTTAATTTTCGGAATTTATGCTGTGCCTAAAATTGTAGACAGAATAAAAAACGGTGAAGTTGTAAAAGGAAGTCGTTTGGATAATGTAGGTTTGAAAACGGACAAATCGGATTCGAAATTGTTAACCATTGGTCCCGCACCAAAATTTGACTTAACAAATCAGGACAATGCCAAAATTTCAAATGAAACCTATAAAGGGAAAGTGTATGTATTAGAATTTTTCTTTACGACATGTCCTTCTATTTGTCCAAAAATGAATTTGAGCATGTTAGAAATCGAAAAGACTTTTTTCGGAAATCCAAATTTTGGAATTGTTTCCATCACAATCGATCCTAATCACGATACACCGCAAGTTTTAAAAGAACATGCAAAACTATTAGGCGTTAAATCATCAAACTGGAATTTCCTGACAGGAGAAAAAGCCACAATTATGGATTTGTCTAACAAAGGATTCAACTTATACGCTGGCGAGAATGCAAAAGTAAACGGAGGTTTTGAGCATTCAGGTTTATTTGCCTTAATTGATAAAGACGGCAATATTCGTTGTCGTAAAGATGAGTTTGGAAATCCAATTTTATATTACGACGGATTAGACAAAAAAGGCGTTAGAGATATTCAGGAAGATATTAAAATATTATTAGCAGAATAA
- a CDS encoding DUF420 domain-containing protein, protein MEDHSLEKKFSTFIIIVSIVVPVLVGILFAVKLKDLGFNVEPLSFLPPIYATTNGITAIVLVWAVIAVKNGKRKLHERLMTSAIALGVAFLVMYVAYHMTSDSTKFGDLNHDGILDLAETAKIGGLRYVYFFILITHILLSIIIIPLVLISYVRALSEQFDRHRKIAKITFPLWLYVAVTGVVVYLMISPYYAN, encoded by the coding sequence ATGGAAGATCACTCATTAGAAAAAAAATTCAGCACATTTATTATTATTGTTTCAATTGTAGTTCCGGTACTTGTAGGTATCTTGTTCGCTGTAAAATTAAAAGATTTAGGATTTAATGTTGAGCCATTATCATTTTTACCTCCAATTTACGCTACAACAAACGGTATTACAGCGATAGTTTTGGTTTGGGCAGTAATTGCTGTTAAAAACGGAAAACGTAAACTGCATGAACGTTTAATGACTTCTGCCATTGCATTAGGAGTTGCCTTTTTAGTTATGTATGTAGCGTATCATATGACTTCTGATTCGACTAAATTTGGAGATTTAAACCATGACGGAATTCTTGATTTGGCAGAAACAGCTAAAATTGGCGGATTGCGTTATGTATATTTCTTTATTTTAATAACTCATATTTTATTGTCTATCATAATTATTCCTTTGGTATTAATATCGTATGTGAGAGCACTTTCGGAACAATTTGACAGACATAGAAAAATAGCCAAAATAACGTTTCCACTTTGGTTGTATGTTGCTGTGACAGGTGTAGTGGTTTATTTAATGATTTCTCCTTATTATGCAAATTAA
- a CDS encoding DUF1493 family protein, which produces MNDNNLIQLKLLVKEVFGIDNINSNTELNKLNTVSEENDHFIDLFQTKFNIDMRAFNYYEYFEEDEFILISIFRRMFKKIKKRKSLTVAHLLLVINKGKWFEPEIRE; this is translated from the coding sequence ATGAATGATAACAATTTAATTCAGCTTAAACTATTAGTAAAAGAAGTTTTTGGAATAGATAATATTAATTCAAATACAGAACTAAATAAATTAAACACTGTATCAGAGGAAAATGATCATTTTATAGACTTATTTCAGACGAAGTTCAATATAGATATGAGGGCTTTTAACTACTATGAATATTTTGAAGAAGATGAATTTATCTTGATTTCAATTTTTAGAAGGATGTTCAAAAAAATAAAGAAAAGAAAATCTTTAACGGTAGCTCATTTGTTATTAGTTATCAATAAAGGAAAATGGTTTGAACCTGAAATACGGGAATAA